A region from the uncultured Draconibacterium sp. genome encodes:
- a CDS encoding glutamate synthase subunit beta, which yields MGKPTGFLEYKRVSNPTRKVEERLKDWNEVYTLRDKETCEIQGARCMDCGVPFCHRGALLHNGASGCPVYNLIPEWNDLIYKGRWKEALERLHHTNNFPEFTGRVCPAPCEAGCVLGINEPAVTIHDNERTIIDNGFEQGWVVPEPPECRTGKTVAVVGSGPAGLACAAQLNKAGHTVTVFERDDRIGGLLMYGIPNMKLDKKVVQRRVDILAEEGIIFKTNTEVGKDIRAKKVLDDFDAVVLTTGATKPRDLNVEGRELEGVHFAMEFLAANTKSLLDSKLEDGKYISAKDKNVIVIGGGDTGTDCVATSLRHGCKSVTQLEIMPQPPKERNQDGNPWPEWPGNEKTDYGQYEAMISKGKDPRKYSVMTTKIEGENGKVKAIHTVQVEWVKTENGGRMPQAIPGTERYVKTDLVLLAMGFLGPEDKIAEELDMERDARSNYKADYGEFKTSIKKVFAAGDSRRGQSLVVWAINEGRAAAREVDTFLMGDTVLP from the coding sequence ATGGGAAAGCCAACAGGATTTTTAGAATATAAAAGAGTTTCCAATCCTACTCGCAAGGTAGAAGAACGCCTTAAAGATTGGAACGAGGTATACACGCTACGTGATAAAGAAACTTGTGAAATACAGGGAGCACGCTGCATGGATTGTGGTGTTCCTTTCTGCCATCGCGGGGCACTATTGCATAATGGAGCATCGGGTTGCCCGGTGTATAACCTGATACCCGAGTGGAACGATTTGATTTACAAAGGACGTTGGAAAGAAGCACTTGAAAGGCTTCACCACACCAACAATTTTCCTGAATTTACAGGAAGAGTTTGTCCGGCACCTTGCGAAGCAGGCTGTGTTTTAGGAATTAACGAACCAGCGGTAACAATTCACGATAACGAAAGAACAATTATCGACAATGGTTTTGAACAAGGTTGGGTAGTTCCGGAGCCACCGGAGTGCCGCACCGGAAAAACCGTTGCCGTTGTAGGTTCAGGACCGGCAGGACTGGCATGTGCCGCTCAGCTTAACAAAGCCGGGCATACAGTAACCGTTTTTGAACGCGACGACCGTATTGGCGGCCTGCTGATGTATGGTATTCCAAACATGAAGCTGGATAAAAAAGTGGTTCAGCGCCGCGTTGATATTCTGGCTGAAGAAGGAATAATATTTAAAACCAATACTGAAGTTGGTAAAGATATTCGGGCAAAGAAAGTGCTGGATGATTTTGATGCGGTTGTGTTAACAACAGGCGCAACAAAACCTCGCGACCTGAATGTGGAAGGTCGGGAACTGGAAGGAGTACACTTTGCCATGGAATTTTTGGCAGCCAACACCAAAAGTTTGCTCGACAGTAAACTGGAAGATGGTAAATATATTTCAGCTAAAGATAAAAACGTAATTGTAATTGGAGGTGGTGATACTGGTACCGACTGTGTAGCCACATCGTTACGCCACGGGTGCAAAAGTGTAACCCAGCTGGAAATTATGCCTCAGCCACCAAAAGAGCGTAACCAGGATGGAAACCCATGGCCCGAATGGCCGGGTAACGAAAAAACTGATTACGGCCAGTACGAAGCAATGATTTCAAAAGGCAAAGATCCGCGAAAGTATTCGGTAATGACCACTAAAATTGAAGGCGAAAATGGAAAAGTAAAAGCCATACACACCGTTCAGGTTGAGTGGGTAAAAACAGAAAACGGCGGTAGAATGCCACAAGCAATTCCGGGAACCGAAAGATACGTAAAAACCGACCTGGTGCTTTTGGCAATGGGATTTTTAGGACCGGAAGACAAAATTGCTGAAGAGCTTGATATGGAACGAGATGCGCGTTCGAACTACAAAGCGGATTATGGGGAGTTTAAAACCAGTATAAAAAAGGTTTTTGCTGCCGGCGACTCACGGCGCGGACAATCGTTGGTGGTGTGGGCCATAAACGAAGGAAGAGCCGCTGCCCGCGAAGTAGACACCTTCCTGATGGGAGATACCGTTTTGCCCTAA
- a CDS encoding lysophospholipid acyltransferase family protein, whose protein sequence is MVDESLRKKDKRYHEGFFKRLVNGLLVMVLKLVALLPFWIIYGIADFFYVIIRYVIGYRKKVILDNLRHTFPEKGEVEIRQIMARYYRHFCDFSLETIKLHSISAKEMDKRLVVKGLEPTLQYAKQGRSIMLLGFHYNNWEWCSSIQRKAAHKLLMIVNPIRGNYAFEKFIEHSRGRWGGESVPVHKSARTAIQYVKRGEPAVLWLAADQTPPANSPFWTIFLNREAPFFTGPEKIAIKTNQPIFFLHLKKTGRGHYEAEFSLLFDDPSKVESKDILLTYIRKMEEVIRETPEFYLWSHRRWKHKRPEDIELTV, encoded by the coding sequence ATGGTTGATGAAAGTTTACGAAAAAAAGATAAACGGTATCACGAGGGATTTTTTAAACGCCTGGTGAATGGTCTGTTGGTAATGGTGTTAAAGTTGGTGGCTTTGTTGCCTTTTTGGATAATTTATGGTATCGCCGATTTTTTTTATGTCATTATAAGATACGTAATTGGTTACCGCAAAAAGGTAATTCTTGATAACCTACGGCATACTTTTCCTGAAAAAGGCGAAGTAGAGATTAGACAAATTATGGCTCGTTATTACCGCCATTTTTGCGATTTTTCGTTGGAAACCATAAAGTTACACAGTATTAGTGCGAAAGAAATGGATAAGCGGCTGGTGGTTAAAGGTTTGGAGCCCACCTTGCAATATGCTAAACAGGGCAGAAGCATTATGCTGCTTGGATTTCATTACAATAACTGGGAATGGTGCAGCTCGATTCAACGTAAAGCGGCCCATAAACTACTGATGATTGTTAATCCTATCCGGGGCAATTACGCCTTTGAAAAGTTTATTGAACATTCGCGCGGACGATGGGGGGGCGAGTCGGTTCCGGTGCATAAATCGGCACGTACGGCCATTCAGTATGTTAAGCGAGGTGAGCCTGCGGTTTTGTGGTTGGCTGCCGATCAAACTCCACCAGCCAATTCGCCGTTCTGGACCATCTTTTTAAACCGGGAAGCTCCATTTTTTACCGGTCCCGAAAAGATTGCCATAAAAACAAACCAGCCCATTTTCTTTTTACATTTGAAGAAAACAGGACGGGGGCACTACGAAGCAGAGTTCTCCTTGCTTTTCGACGATCCTTCGAAGGTTGAATCAAAAGATATTTTGCTTACCTACATCCGAAAAATGGAAGAAGTTATACGTGAAACTCCGGAGTTTTACCTTTGGTCGCACCGCCGTTGGAAGCATAAGCGCCCTGAGGATATAGAGCTCACCGTGTAA
- a CDS encoding lysophospholipid acyltransferase family protein, which yields MGKNTNKKSIFSQTGNQLVVLLLKAAARLPFAVLYGISDVLYLLLKTLIKYRSKVITENLRFAFPEKSEEEIRRLRNRFYRYFCHVTLESIKLYSLSVGELEKRLKFSGVAELNKQAIQNNGVILLAFHYGNWEWSSALQLKLDCKLLMVYNKMRDNQYMDAFLLQSREKCGGEAVQMGRAAKVAFRYVAENIPVVLGLIADQSALESSQYWVRFLNREASFFSGPVKIAQKTNQPVFFQYAKRLGRGRYEYCYELIAEEPAKIESGEILLRYIEKMEEVIKNEPEYYLWSHKRWKHKRPEGTALIQ from the coding sequence ATGGGCAAAAACACCAACAAAAAGAGTATTTTCAGTCAGACAGGTAATCAGCTGGTTGTGCTGTTGTTAAAAGCAGCTGCCCGTTTGCCATTTGCTGTGCTTTACGGCATTTCTGATGTGTTATATTTGCTGCTTAAAACCCTGATAAAGTACCGCAGTAAAGTAATTACCGAAAACCTGCGGTTTGCTTTCCCCGAGAAATCAGAGGAAGAAATCCGACGCTTACGAAATCGTTTTTACCGCTACTTTTGCCATGTAACACTCGAGAGCATCAAACTGTACAGCCTTTCAGTAGGCGAACTGGAAAAACGACTGAAATTTTCCGGAGTAGCAGAATTGAATAAGCAGGCCATACAAAATAATGGGGTTATTCTTTTGGCCTTTCATTATGGTAACTGGGAGTGGTCGAGCGCCCTGCAGCTAAAGCTGGATTGCAAACTGTTAATGGTTTATAATAAAATGCGCGATAATCAGTACATGGATGCTTTTTTATTGCAGTCGCGCGAAAAATGTGGAGGTGAAGCGGTGCAAATGGGACGTGCAGCAAAAGTGGCTTTTCGGTATGTTGCTGAAAATATTCCGGTGGTATTGGGCCTGATTGCCGACCAGAGTGCGTTGGAAAGTTCGCAGTACTGGGTAAGGTTTCTTAATCGCGAGGCGTCTTTTTTCTCCGGACCCGTAAAAATTGCGCAAAAAACCAATCAACCCGTATTTTTTCAATATGCAAAACGCTTGGGCAGGGGCAGGTACGAATACTGTTATGAATTGATTGCCGAAGAACCTGCAAAAATCGAATCGGGTGAGATTTTATTACGCTACATTGAAAAAATGGAAGAAGTAATAAAAAATGAACCGGAGTATTATCTTTGGAGCCACAAAAGATGGAAACACAAACGCCCGGAGGGCACAGCTTTAATACAATAG
- a CDS encoding glycerophosphodiester phosphodiesterase family protein, with product MRTVISLFFLFIGINTMAQNTFIAHRGASYLAPENTIAAAKLAWELGADAVEVDVHQSKDNRVMVIHDKDTKRTCNGKKNLEIEKNPSILLRDLDAGVWKGEEFKGEKIPFITEIIETVPEGKTLVIEIKCNEEVLPSLKRCINKSGKERQIVFISFSWKTILETHKEFPQNKCYWLSALKPGLKKKMEQAAEEGLSGVNLKHSIIDEEIMAHAKTLNLEVLTWTVDDPEEAKRLTAIGVTGLTTNRPKWLKEQMNK from the coding sequence ATGAGAACAGTAATTTCACTTTTTTTTCTTTTTATTGGAATAAATACCATGGCACAGAACACGTTTATCGCACATCGGGGAGCATCGTACCTGGCACCGGAAAACACGATTGCGGCAGCCAAGCTGGCCTGGGAATTGGGAGCCGATGCCGTTGAAGTTGACGTGCATCAGTCAAAAGACAACCGGGTTATGGTAATACACGATAAAGATACAAAAAGGACCTGCAACGGTAAGAAAAATCTGGAAATTGAAAAAAATCCATCAATACTATTACGCGATCTGGATGCAGGTGTTTGGAAAGGAGAAGAGTTTAAAGGAGAAAAAATTCCATTCATCACCGAAATAATCGAAACCGTTCCGGAAGGCAAAACACTGGTGATAGAAATAAAATGTAATGAAGAGGTGCTACCGTCATTAAAACGTTGTATTAATAAAAGTGGCAAAGAAAGACAAATTGTATTTATCAGTTTTAGCTGGAAAACGATCTTAGAAACTCATAAAGAATTTCCACAAAATAAATGCTATTGGCTGAGTGCCTTAAAGCCAGGGTTAAAGAAAAAAATGGAGCAAGCTGCTGAAGAAGGACTTTCCGGAGTAAACCTGAAACATTCAATAATCGATGAAGAAATAATGGCCCATGCCAAAACACTAAACCTGGAGGTACTTACCTGGACCGTTGACGACCCTGAAGAAGCCAAACGGCTGACTGCAATTGGAGTTACCGGGCTAACAACAAACCGCCCCAAATGGTTAAAAGAGCAAATGAATAAATAA
- a CDS encoding class I SAM-dependent methyltransferase, with the protein MLETGFVYSTIIDPLLGNLRKRLALEIEYGDTVIDIACGTGAQVLELSAKVKWVTGVDLSESMVSFANRKAEKQQLKNVSFVVGDAADLSYFYKQQFDVAILSMALHQFPLHLHKTILAEIKKITNKIIVLDYAVPLPKNYAGVGSKIAEFMAGAEHNRNFKSYTQAGGLATILPENGFTLQRSKHIGKGAFQLVRAQNHKA; encoded by the coding sequence GTGCTAGAAACAGGTTTTGTATACAGTACAATTATTGATCCGCTGCTGGGTAATTTACGAAAACGCCTGGCGCTTGAAATTGAATATGGCGATACGGTAATTGATATTGCTTGTGGAACCGGGGCACAAGTGTTGGAGCTATCGGCAAAAGTAAAATGGGTAACTGGTGTTGATCTTTCCGAATCGATGGTGAGTTTTGCGAACAGAAAAGCTGAAAAACAACAGCTAAAAAATGTTTCGTTTGTGGTAGGCGATGCCGCCGATTTGAGCTACTTCTATAAGCAACAATTCGATGTGGCCATTTTATCCATGGCCCTTCACCAGTTTCCTCTCCATTTGCATAAAACCATTCTTGCCGAAATTAAAAAGATTACCAATAAAATTATTGTGCTGGATTATGCCGTGCCCTTACCAAAAAATTATGCGGGTGTGGGAAGTAAAATTGCCGAGTTTATGGCGGGCGCAGAACACAACCGAAACTTTAAAAGCTACACACAAGCTGGAGGTTTGGCAACTATTTTGCCGGAAAATGGATTTACCCTTCAACGATCGAAACATATCGGGAAAGGTGCTTTTCAATTGGTGCGTGCACAAAATCATAAGGCGTAA
- a CDS encoding PHB depolymerase family esterase, with the protein MNKLLLSITLVFLAELALAQRWTETMPVVVDGLKRNYELFVPENYSEGKAYPVVFILHGGGGRASRMPRFTGYRFNELAERDGFIAVYPNGYKKGWNDGERDTLTEARRLKINDVRYFDVVINDLKKRLSIDEERIFACGISNGGFMVQRLALERPGIFKAIGVVAANMSKDQQSKGLEQPVPVIFICGTADPLVPYNGGPVTVFNQQRGEVLSVHESIQFWKEENSCLVLAEETEYPDLNTSDDCTVHKTVWKNPDNSAIQVVNIRIENGGHTWPGTRQYLPKRFIGNVNRDINGCDEIWSFFKVIK; encoded by the coding sequence ATGAACAAATTGCTACTTTCAATAACGCTTGTTTTTCTTGCTGAACTTGCTTTGGCACAACGGTGGACGGAAACCATGCCGGTGGTTGTTGATGGACTTAAACGGAACTACGAATTGTTTGTGCCCGAAAATTATTCGGAAGGAAAAGCCTACCCTGTGGTTTTTATTTTGCACGGTGGCGGAGGAAGAGCCAGCCGGATGCCGCGATTTACAGGGTACCGTTTTAACGAGCTGGCCGAACGCGATGGTTTTATTGCTGTTTACCCGAATGGTTATAAAAAGGGATGGAACGATGGCGAGCGCGATACGCTTACGGAAGCACGTAGATTAAAAATTAATGATGTTCGCTATTTTGATGTGGTGATTAACGATCTTAAAAAGCGGCTATCGATTGATGAAGAGCGTATATTTGCCTGTGGTATTTCAAACGGTGGTTTTATGGTGCAGCGTTTGGCCCTTGAACGCCCTGGAATTTTTAAAGCAATTGGTGTGGTAGCTGCAAATATGAGTAAAGATCAGCAGTCTAAGGGCTTGGAGCAGCCTGTGCCTGTAATTTTTATTTGCGGCACAGCCGACCCTCTGGTCCCGTACAACGGTGGGCCGGTTACCGTTTTTAATCAGCAAAGAGGGGAGGTGCTAAGTGTACACGAAAGCATTCAGTTTTGGAAAGAAGAAAACAGCTGCCTTGTATTGGCAGAAGAAACAGAATATCCCGATTTAAATACGAGTGATGATTGTACGGTTCATAAAACTGTTTGGAAAAACCCCGACAATTCAGCTATTCAGGTGGTAAACATTCGTATTGAAAACGGCGGACATACCTGGCCGGGAACCCGACAGTATCTGCCTAAAAGATTTATTGGTAATGTGAACCGGGATATTAATGGTTGTGACGAAATATGGTCGTTTTTTAAAGTAATAAAATAG
- a CDS encoding ChaN family lipoprotein — MKNFLFLSIVALLLFSSFKSDKPAYNLYNKEGKAVKYEKMLKVLEDADIVLFGELHDNPISHWLQLELTKDMYKQNRKDLILGAEMFESDNQVIMDEYLSGKISQRNFEAEARLWPNYKTDYKPLVEFAKDSGLYFVATNVPRRYAALVNKQGFEGLEELSDEAKTFLPPLPVAYDSTLNCYKSMLEMMGMGDHVNENFPKAQAIKDATMAHFILHNWKPGKVLLHYHGAYHSQNFESIYWYLEHENPNLKIVTIHSTLQKDVSELEKENTGLADFTICVDEDMTRTR; from the coding sequence ATGAAAAACTTTCTGTTTTTAAGTATTGTCGCTCTACTTCTATTTTCCTCGTTTAAATCGGACAAACCCGCTTATAACCTGTACAACAAAGAAGGGAAAGCTGTGAAATACGAAAAAATGCTAAAAGTGCTGGAGGATGCCGATATTGTTTTATTTGGCGAACTGCATGATAATCCAATTTCGCATTGGCTACAACTGGAACTCACCAAAGATATGTACAAACAGAATAGGAAAGACCTGATTCTGGGTGCGGAAATGTTTGAAAGCGACAACCAGGTAATTATGGACGAATACCTCTCGGGAAAGATTTCGCAACGGAATTTTGAAGCGGAAGCACGACTTTGGCCCAACTACAAAACCGACTATAAACCCCTGGTTGAATTTGCCAAAGACAGCGGTTTATATTTTGTAGCCACGAATGTTCCTCGACGTTACGCCGCTTTAGTAAACAAGCAAGGTTTCGAGGGTTTAGAAGAACTTTCGGATGAAGCCAAGACATTTCTGCCACCATTACCAGTTGCTTACGACTCTACACTAAACTGCTACAAAAGTATGTTGGAAATGATGGGAATGGGCGATCATGTTAATGAAAACTTCCCAAAAGCACAGGCCATAAAAGATGCTACCATGGCACATTTTATTCTGCATAACTGGAAGCCAGGCAAAGTGCTTTTGCATTACCACGGCGCTTATCACTCGCAAAATTTTGAAAGTATTTACTGGTACCTGGAACATGAAAATCCCAACCTAAAAATTGTTACCATTCACTCTACTCTTCAAAAAGACGTTTCGGAACTGGAAAAAGAAAACACAGGTTTGGCTGATTTTACAATTTGTGTAGATGAAGATATGACGCGGACCAGATAA
- a CDS encoding LuxR C-terminal-related transcriptional regulator, with translation MDEQSIDKIKKAWEPNKIAHPVKSELYLNIIEQVANLFSAGSFYYYIMNFASLQMEHVDPRIEDVLGVKPKDWNLDKMFELVHPEDLKQMHNKEAKAVDFILNHLKTQDILKYKVVYVLRLRHINGTYKTILQQSKTLTLSEDGKVQQVLGIHTDVTYLNMPVDHKISFIGDGLPSYYSLSTDNEFRPEKLDYHTLFTAREKEILANVAKGRTFAEIATILNISPHTINTHKKNILKKTDCHNTTELIARCVREGVI, from the coding sequence ATGGATGAGCAAAGTATTGATAAAATAAAAAAGGCCTGGGAGCCCAACAAAATTGCGCACCCTGTAAAGAGCGAATTATACCTGAACATCATTGAACAAGTGGCTAATTTATTCTCTGCCGGCAGTTTCTACTATTACATCATGAATTTTGCAAGCCTGCAAATGGAACATGTTGATCCACGAATTGAGGATGTTCTGGGTGTAAAACCAAAAGACTGGAACCTCGACAAAATGTTTGAACTGGTTCATCCTGAAGACCTGAAACAAATGCATAACAAAGAAGCCAAAGCGGTGGATTTTATTCTGAACCACCTGAAAACTCAAGATATTTTAAAGTATAAAGTGGTTTATGTATTGCGCCTGCGCCATATCAACGGAACCTACAAAACTATTCTTCAGCAATCCAAAACCCTTACCCTTTCTGAAGATGGAAAAGTACAACAGGTTTTGGGCATACATACCGATGTTACTTACCTAAATATGCCGGTTGACCACAAAATTTCATTTATTGGCGATGGGCTCCCATCATATTACTCCTTATCAACCGACAATGAATTCAGGCCAGAAAAGCTGGATTACCATACACTATTCACTGCACGAGAGAAGGAGATTCTGGCCAATGTTGCAAAAGGAAGAACCTTTGCTGAAATTGCAACCATTCTAAACATTTCGCCACATACCATTAATACGCACAAAAAAAACATATTAAAGAAAACCGACTGCCACAACACTACCGAGCTAATTGCCCGTTGTGTTCGCGAAGGAGTAATTTGA
- the nadD gene encoding nicotinate (nicotinamide) nucleotide adenylyltransferase — protein sequence MNNLVTDILAPKTNLKLKVGLYFGSYNPIHIGHLAIANYIVEYTNINQLWFVVSPQNPHKKKNNLLADYHRLEMVHRAVDGDDRFRASNIEFSLPKPSYTVDTLTYLKEKHPNYHFKILMGSDNLENFHKWKNFETIVEDYGIIVYPRPGFNPAKVKVNKNITIAKEAPLMEISSSFIRRAIKEGKDIRHFVPQKSWEYLEEMNFYR from the coding sequence ATGAATAACCTGGTAACTGACATACTTGCTCCAAAAACCAATCTTAAATTGAAGGTTGGGCTTTATTTCGGAAGTTATAATCCCATTCATATCGGGCATTTGGCCATTGCCAATTACATTGTGGAGTATACCAATATCAATCAGCTTTGGTTTGTGGTTTCGCCGCAAAATCCACACAAGAAAAAGAATAATCTGTTAGCCGACTATCATCGCCTTGAAATGGTACATCGGGCTGTTGATGGCGACGATCGCTTCCGGGCCTCAAACATCGAATTTAGTTTGCCGAAACCCAGCTATACGGTTGACACATTGACTTATCTAAAAGAGAAGCATCCCAATTATCATTTTAAAATATTGATGGGATCTGACAACCTGGAAAACTTTCATAAGTGGAAAAATTTCGAAACGATTGTTGAGGATTATGGAATAATTGTTTATCCCCGCCCAGGTTTTAACCCCGCAAAAGTTAAGGTCAATAAAAATATTACCATTGCTAAAGAGGCTCCTTTAATGGAAATATCCTCTTCATTTATTCGGAGAGCCATAAAAGAGGGGAAAGATATTCGGCATTTTGTTCCCCAAAAAAGTTGGGAATACCTTGAAGAAATGAACTTTTACAGATAA
- the gmk gene encoding guanylate kinase translates to MKGKLVIFSAPSGAGKTTIVKHLLKQGFDLEFSISATSREPRHTETHGKDYYFLSADEFIAKVKNDEFLEWEEVYQGTSYGTLKSEVERIREQGKNVIFDVDVVGGLNIKKYYGDEALAVFVQPPSVEELRKRLVGRSTDSEEKIAMRVAKAEHELSFAPQFDVVIINDKLDDAYLEAENVLADFLSSELS, encoded by the coding sequence ATGAAAGGAAAGCTAGTGATTTTCTCAGCTCCCTCAGGGGCAGGAAAAACAACCATAGTAAAGCATTTATTAAAACAGGGTTTTGATCTGGAATTCTCAATTTCGGCTACCAGCCGCGAACCACGCCATACCGAAACGCATGGTAAAGACTACTACTTTTTATCGGCCGACGAGTTTATAGCAAAAGTAAAAAACGATGAGTTTTTGGAGTGGGAAGAGGTGTACCAGGGAACCAGCTACGGAACCTTAAAAAGTGAAGTGGAACGGATTCGTGAGCAAGGCAAAAATGTAATTTTTGATGTAGATGTTGTTGGGGGACTGAATATTAAAAAATATTACGGAGATGAGGCCTTGGCTGTTTTTGTGCAGCCTCCATCGGTTGAAGAGCTGCGTAAGCGCCTGGTTGGCCGGTCGACTGACAGTGAAGAAAAAATTGCAATGCGGGTTGCCAAAGCCGAACATGAGCTGAGCTTTGCACCGCAATTTGATGTGGTTATTATTAACGATAAACTGGATGATGCTTATCTTGAGGCAGAAAATGTATTAGCTGACTTTTTGAGTTCAGAATTATCCTGA
- a CDS encoding YicC/YloC family endoribonuclease translates to MIKSMTGFGKAEFEVNNKKVTIEIKSLNSKQIDINTRTPVLYREKDIIIRKAIAEKLVRGKVDFNIYVENLGDETNSKINEPILKGYFKHLEQISKDLKVGADHTTLHAAMRLPDVVKTEYETLDELEWETIYTNILAALDDINDFRQKEGQALEADIIGNVESINKLLKDVEPFEKQRIDALKVRLTDNLEALKLNGSVDQNRFEQELIFYLEKLDINEEKVRLANHCEYFFETAKQEGASGKKLGFISQEIGREINTIGSKANHSDIQRIVVQMKDHLERVKEQLLNVL, encoded by the coding sequence ATGATAAAATCAATGACCGGCTTCGGTAAAGCGGAATTCGAGGTAAACAACAAAAAAGTTACCATCGAAATAAAATCACTAAACAGCAAGCAAATCGATATTAATACACGCACGCCGGTACTCTATCGCGAAAAAGACATCATTATACGCAAGGCTATTGCCGAAAAGCTGGTACGTGGTAAGGTTGATTTTAATATTTATGTGGAAAACCTGGGAGATGAGACCAATTCAAAAATTAATGAACCCATTTTGAAAGGGTATTTTAAACATCTCGAACAAATAAGTAAAGATTTAAAAGTTGGTGCCGACCATACCACCTTGCATGCAGCCATGCGTTTACCCGATGTGGTTAAAACCGAGTACGAAACACTCGACGAACTGGAGTGGGAGACTATTTATACCAATATTCTGGCTGCACTTGACGATATTAACGATTTCCGCCAAAAAGAAGGCCAGGCGCTTGAAGCCGATATCATTGGAAACGTGGAAAGCATAAATAAGCTGTTGAAAGACGTTGAACCTTTTGAGAAACAGCGGATAGATGCGCTAAAAGTGCGACTAACCGATAACCTGGAGGCCTTAAAACTAAACGGAAGTGTTGACCAGAACCGTTTTGAACAGGAACTTATCTTTTACCTGGAGAAACTGGATATTAACGAAGAGAAAGTTCGTTTGGCCAACCATTGCGAGTACTTTTTTGAAACCGCAAAACAAGAAGGCGCCTCGGGAAAAAAACTTGGTTTTATATCGCAGGAAATTGGGCGCGAAATTAATACCATCGGTTCAAAAGCCAACCACAGCGATATTCAGCGAATTGTGGTGCAAATGAAAGACCACCTGGAGCGCGTAAAAGAGCAATTGTTAAACGTGTTGTAG
- the mnmA gene encoding tRNA 2-thiouridine(34) synthase MnmA: MSRVVVGLSGGVDSSVAAWLLKEQGHEIIGLFMINYREREGVLTSSCTWEEDSLIAKMVAKKLDIPFHIVDLSKDYKKRVIDYMFAEYQAGRTPNPDVLCNREIKFDTFMEEALKFDADFVATGHYCRKSEVEVDGKTIHQLLAGKDPNKDQSYFLCQLNQQQLSKAMFPVGELLKPEVREIARSQNLPTAERKDSQGICFVGKVDLPTFLQQQLEPTVGNVIEIPAKFMEKKKHLEITEENYKKLCFQFPYKPWNGKVIGEHQGAHFYTVGQRKGLNIGGRKEPLFVIGTDVKRNIIYVGEGAEHPGLYRKGLFVDKAEMHWIRPDLEMAIGEKRNFDIRIRYRQPLEKGSIHMKEDGAWFLFEKEQRGITSGQFAAWYLDDELIGSGVIA, translated from the coding sequence ATGAGCAGGGTAGTAGTAGGTCTTTCCGGAGGTGTTGATTCAAGCGTAGCAGCATGGCTCTTAAAAGAGCAGGGGCACGAGATTATTGGGTTGTTTATGATTAATTACCGCGAACGCGAGGGGGTGCTTACCAGTTCGTGTACCTGGGAAGAAGATTCGCTGATTGCCAAAATGGTAGCCAAAAAACTCGATATCCCATTCCATATTGTAGACCTGAGTAAAGACTATAAAAAGCGGGTAATCGATTATATGTTTGCCGAATACCAGGCCGGCCGCACTCCTAATCCCGATGTGCTTTGTAACCGCGAGATTAAATTTGATACTTTTATGGAAGAAGCCCTGAAATTTGACGCCGATTTTGTGGCTACAGGGCACTACTGCCGAAAAAGTGAGGTGGAAGTGGATGGAAAAACCATTCACCAGCTATTGGCAGGGAAAGACCCAAACAAAGACCAAAGCTATTTCCTGTGTCAGCTTAACCAGCAGCAACTCTCAAAAGCAATGTTCCCGGTTGGCGAATTACTAAAACCCGAAGTACGCGAAATTGCGCGAAGCCAAAACCTGCCAACAGCCGAGCGAAAAGACTCGCAGGGAATTTGCTTTGTGGGTAAAGTGGATTTACCCACCTTTTTACAACAGCAGCTCGAACCCACCGTTGGAAATGTAATCGAGATTCCTGCAAAATTTATGGAAAAGAAAAAACATCTTGAAATTACAGAGGAAAACTATAAAAAGCTGTGTTTTCAGTTTCCGTATAAACCCTGGAATGGGAAAGTAATTGGGGAACACCAGGGGGCTCATTTTTATACGGTGGGCCAACGCAAGGGACTAAATATTGGAGGCCGTAAAGAACCCTTATTTGTAATTGGCACCGACGTAAAGCGAAATATTATTTACGTGGGCGAAGGTGCCGAACACCCGGGGCTTTACCGCAAAGGTTTATTTGTTGATAAAGCAGAGATGCACTGGATACGCCCTGACCTGGAAATGGCAATTGGCGAAAAACGTAATTTCGATATTCGTATTCGTTACCGTCAGCCATTGGAAAAAGGAAGCATACACATGAAAGAAGATGGCGCCTGGTTTTTGTTTGAAAAAGAACAGCGGGGAATTACCTCGGGCCAGTTTGCAGCCTGGTACCTCGATGACGAACTGATTGGTTCGGGAGTAATTGCCTAA